Genomic segment of Anaerotignum faecicola:
GAGCCACTGAGCGTGGAGTTTAAAAAGCCATATTACAGGGAACTTTATAAGAAGGTCAAACATGAGTACGAGACGAGAAGAGTCTTCCCGGAGGCGGATGACATCTTCAATGCGTTTCAGTTT
This window contains:
- a CDS encoding uracil-DNA glycosylase, yielding MGAIDNDWLEPLSVEFKKPYYRELYKKVKHEYETRRVFPEADDIFNAFQF